The genomic window CCGGGGTGAGGGGGATGGTGCCGTGGGTGCGGCGGGGCGCGTTCCCGAGGGCGAGGGGAGGGCACCGGCGCGGCGTCGGTAGGGCACCGGCAGTGCGCCATGCGTCGACGGTAGGGCACCGGCAGTGTGCCGTGCGCCGACGGTGGGGCACCGGCCCGCGCACCGGCAGGGCGCGGCGAGGTCGATGCGCGCGCCACGGTGCAGGATGGATGTATGGATCTGCGAATCTTCACCGAGCCCCAGCAAGGGGCCTCCTACGACACCCTGCTGACCATCGCCAAGGCCACCGAGGACCTCGGTTTCGACGCGTTCTTCCGCTCGGACCATTATCTGCGCATGGGGTCGGCCGACGGTCTGCCCGGACCGACCGACGCCTGGATCACCCTCGCCGGGCTGGCCCGTGAGACCAAGCGGATCAGGCTCGGCACCCTTATGACCGCCGGCACCTTCCGGCTCCCCGGCGTGCTGGCCATCCAGGTCGCCCAGGTCGACCAGATGTCGGGCGGCCGCGTCGAGCTCGGGCTCGGCGCCGGCTGGTTCGAGGAGGAGCACAAGGCGTACGGCATCCCGTTCCCGAAGGAGAAGTTCGCCCGGCTGGAGGAGCAGCTCGCCATCGTCACCGGGCTGTGGGCCACGGAGACCGGCAAGACGTTCAGCTATGAAGGCCGCCACTACCAGCTCCAGGACTCGCCCGCGCTGCCCAAGCCCGCCCAGGGCAAGGTCCCGGTGCTCATCGGCGGCCACGGCGCGACCCGCACCCCGCGGCTGGCCGCCCGTTTCGCGGACGAGTTCAACATCCCCTTCGCCTCGGTGGAGGACAGCGAGCGGCAGTTCGGCCGGGTCCGTGCCGCCGCGCAGGAGGCCGGCCGCAAGGCCGACGACCTCGTGTACTCGAATGCCCTCGTCGTCTGCGTCGGCAAGGACGACGGAGAGGTCGCACGCCGTGCCGCCGCCATCGGCCGCGAGGCCGACGAGCTGAGGGCCAACGGCCTCGCGGGCTCGCCCGCCGAGGTCGTCGACAAGCTCGGCCGGTATGCCGAGACCGGTTCCTCCCGTGCCTATCTGCAGATCCTCGACCTCCACGACCTCGACCACCTGGAGCTCATCTCCTCCCAGGTCCAGTCCCAGCTGGGCTGACCCACCCGTCCGAGCCCGTTCCGGAGTCACCCGTGCAGCCCGTCCGCAGCCTTGCCGCCGCTCTCGCCGAGGGAGCGCTCGTCCTCGACGGCGGGCTCTCCAACCAGTTGGAGGCACAGGGCTGCGACCTCTCCGACGACCTCTGGTCGGCGCGGCTGCTCGCCGACGGTCCCGAGCAGATCGAGGCCGCCCACACGGCCTATCTGCGGGCGGGCGCACGGGTGCTCATCACCTCCAGCTACCAGGCGACCTTCGAGGGCTTCGCCCGCCGGGGGGTGGGCCGTGCCGGGGCGGAGGCCCTGCTGGCCCGCAGCGTGGAGCTGGCCCGCGCCGCCGCCCGGAAGGCCGGGGCGGAGGTGTGGGTCGCGGCCTCGGTGGGACCGTACGGGGCGATGCTGGCGGACGGCAGCGAGTACCGCGGCCGGTACGGGCTCACGGTGCGCGAGCTGGAGGACTTCCACCGCCCCCGGATCGAGGCACTGGCGGCCGCGGGCTCCGATGTCCTCGCCCTGGAGACGGTGCCGGACACCGACGAGGCACGGGCGCTGCTCGCCGCCGTGCGCCACGTCGGCCTGCCGGTCTGGCTCTCGTACACCATCGAGGGGGAGCGCACCCGGGCCGGCCAGGACCTTGCGGCGGCCTTCGCACTCACCGCGGGCAACGACCAGGTGATCGCCGTCGGCGTCAACTGCTGCGATCCGGCCGACGCGGACCGCGCCGTCGCGCTCGCCGCACGGGAGACGGGCAAGCCCGTTGTCGTTTACCCCAACAGCGGGGAGCACTGGGACGCCGGCGCCCGCGCCTGGCGCGGCGGCACCACCTTCGCCCCCGCCCGGGCCAGGGCATGGCACACGGCCGGGGCGCGTCTCATCGGCGGCTGTTGCCGTGTGGGTCCGGACCGTATCGCGGCGCTGGCGGAGGCCCTCGCCGGGATCCGGGGACCGTGACGGGCTCGTACGGCCTGCCCTCCGCCCACCGGCGAAAATGCCTGGTCAGGAGGGGCCGATGAGGACAATACTCGGACGTGTGTTCCTGACGATCAGTACGACCGGCACCCCCGAGCGTCCCGCCACCGACCTGGGCTTTCTGCTGCACAAGCATCCCGGCAGGGCGCAGGCGTTCTCGACCTCCCACGGCACGGCGCACGTCCTCTACCCCGAGGCGAGCGCCGAGCGCTGCACCGCGGCGCTGCTGCTCGAGGTGGATCCCGTGGCGCTCGTGCGGCGCGGCAAGGGCAAGGGCCGGGGCGGCGCGCCCGATTCCGCCCTCGCGCAGTACGTCAACGACCGGCCGTACGCGGCGTCGTCACTGCTCTCCGTCGCGATGAGCACCGTCTTCAAGAGCGCCCTGCGCGGGGTGTGCACGGCCATGCCGGAGCGGGCGCAGAGTCCGCTGCCGCTGCGGATCGAGGTTCCCACGCTGCCCGCGCGCGGCGGGGCCGAGCTTGTGCGCAAGCTGTTCGGACCGCTCGGCTGGGCGTCGGTCGAGGCGGAGCCGGTCGCGCTGGACGTGCAGTTCCCGGAGTGGGGCGACTCGCGGTACGTGCGGCTCGTGCTGGAAGGCGAGCTGCGGCTGGCCGACGCGCTGCGCCAGCTGTACGTCCTGCTTCCCGTCCTCGACGACGCGAAGCACTACTGGGTCGCGCCCGACGAGGTCGACAAGCTGCTGCGGGCGGGCGACGGCTGGCTCGCCGAGCACCCCGAGCAGAAGCTGATCACCAGCCGCTATCTCTCGCGCCGCTGGGGGCTGACCCGGCAGGCGATGGAGCGGCTGGAGCTGGCGCGGCTCGCCGAGAGCGACGACCTCGACGTCGAGGACGTCGACAACGCCGTGGACGAGACCACCGACACCGAGGAGCGCCCGGTTCCGCTCGCCGAGCAGCGCCGCACCGCCATCCTGGAGGCGCTCCGCGCGGCCGGCGCGGCCACCGTGCTCGACCTCGGCTGCGGACAGGGCCAGCTGGTCCAGGCGCTCCTGAAGGACGTCCGGTTCACCGGCATCGTCGGCGTGGACGTGTCCGTGCGGGCGCTCGCCATCGCCGCCCGCCGGCTCAGGCTGGACCGCATGGGCGAGCGCCAGGCCGACCGGGTCACCCTGCTCCAGGGCTCGCTCACCTACACCGACAAGCGGCTCACGGGCTATGACGCGGCCGTCCTCAGCGAGGTCATCGAGCATCTCGACCTGCCGAGGCTGCCCGCCCTGGAGTACGCCGTCTTCGGCGCCGCCCGCCCGCGCACGGTGATCGTGACGACGCCGAACGTGGAGTACAACGTCCGCTGGGAGACCCTGCCCGCAGGGCATGTACGCCACGGTGACCACCGCTTCGAGTGGACCCGGGCGGAGTTCCGGGACTGGGCGGAGCAGGTCGCCGCCCGGCACGGCTACGGCGTCGCGTACGCCGGTGTCGGCGACGACGACCCCGAGGTGGGCCCGCCGACCCAGATGGCCGTGTTCACCCGGACGGAACCGAAGGACCGGAACGAGGCGAAGGCCGCATGACCACCAGCACCAGCACCAGCACCAGCACCAGCACCAGCACCAGCACCAGCACCAGCACCCGCACCCTGCCCGTCCCCGACCTCTCCCTCGTCGTCCTCGTCGGCGCCACCGGCTCCGGCAAGTCGACCTTCGCCCGCCGCCACTTCAGGCCCACCGAGGTCGTCTCGTCGGACTTCTGCCGCGGCCTGGTCGCCGACGACGAGAACGACCAGAGCGCGAGCAGCGACGCCTTCGACGTGCTGCACTACATCGTCGGCAAGCGTCTCGCCGCCGGCCGGCTCACCGTCGTCGACGCCACCAACGTCCAGCAGGAGAGCCGTCGTCAGCTCGTCCGGCTGGCCCGTGAGCACGACGTCCTGCCCGTCGCCATCGTCCTCGACATGCCCGAGGAGCTGTGCGCCGAGCGCAACGCCACCCGCCCCGACCGGGCCGGCATGCCCCGCCATGTCATCGCGCGCCACCGCCGCGAGCTCCGCCGCTCGCTGCGCGGACTGGAGCGCGAGGGCTTCCGCAAGGTCCACGTCCTGCGCGGCGCCGAGGAGGCCGACGCCGCCGAGGTCGTCCTGGAGAAGCGCTACAACGACCTGCGGCATGTCACCGGACCGTTCGACATCATCGGTGACGTCCATGGCTGCCGCTCCGAGCTGGAGACCCTGCTCACCAAACTCGGCTATGCGGACGGGGCGCACCCCGAGGGCCGCGTCGCCGTGTTCGTCGGCGACCTCGTCGACCGCGGACCCGACAGCCCCGGTGTGCTGCGCCGGGTGATGGCCATGGTCGCCTCCGGCAACGCGCTGTGCGTGCCGGGAAACCACGAGAACAAGTTGGGCCGCTGGCTGGCGGGCCGCAAGGTCCAGCACACCCACGGACTCGCCGAGACCATCGGGCAGTTGGAGCGCGAGGACGCCGCCGACCCGGACTTCCGCGGGCGGGTAGGGGAGTTCATCGACGGCCTCGTCAGCCACTACGTGCTCGACGAGGGCAGGCTGGTCGTCTGCCACGCGGGACTCCCCGAGAAGTACCACGGTCGCACCTCCGGCCGGGTGCGCTCGCACGCGCTGTACGGCGACACCACCGGCGAGACCGACGAGTTCGGGCTGCCCGTGCGCTACCCCTGGGCCGAGGACTACCGCGGCCGCGCTGCAGTGGTGTACGGCCATACACCCGTACCTTCGGCCTCCTGGCTCAACAACACCATCTGCCTCGACACCGGTGCGGTCTTCGGCGGCAAGCTGACCGCCCTGCGCTGGCCCGAGCGTGAACTCGTGGAGGTGCAGGCCGAGAAGGTGTGGTACGAGCCCACCAGGCCGCTCGCCACCGAGGCGCCCGGCGGACACCAGGGCCGCCCCCTCGACCTCGCCGATGTCCACGGCCGCCGCGTCGTGGAGACCCGCCACATGGGACGCATCGCCGTGCGCGAGGAGAACGCGGCCGCCGCGCTGGAGGTGATGAGCCGCTTCGCCGTCGACCCGCGTCTGCTCGCCTATCTGCCCCCGACGATGGCGCCGACCGCGACCTCGCAGGAGGACGGCTATCTGGAGCATCCGTCCGAGGCGTTCGTCCAGTACAGGGCCGACGGGGTCGCCCAGGTCGTGTGCGAGGAGAAGCACATGGGCTCCCGGGCCGTCGCGCTCGTCTGCCGCGACGCGGACGTGGCGCGGGAGCGCTTCGGTGCGGAGGGAGCCACCGGCTCGATCCACACCCGCACCGGCCGTCCCTTCTTCGACGACCCGTCCCTCACCGAGGAGATCCTCGGACGGCTGCGCGAGGCCGTCACCGGGGCCGGGCTGTGGGACGAACTCGCCGCGTCCGACAGCCCCTCCGGTACCGGCGACTGGCTGCTGCTCGACGGTGAGCTGATGCCCTGGTCGCTCAAGGCGTCCGGACTGCTGCGCAACCAGTACGCCGCCGTCGGCGCCGCGTCCCGCGCGGTCTTCCCCGGCGCCACGGCCGCACTGGAGGCGGCCGCCGCCCGCGGGATCGACGTGGGCGGTCTGCTGGAGCGGCAGCGCGAACGGGCCGCGGACGCCGCCGCGTTCACGGACGCCTACCGGCGGTACTGCTGGACGACCGACGGCCTGGAGGGCGTGCGCTTCGCGCCCTTCCAGATCCTCGCCGCGCAGGACCGCTCCCTCGCCGCCGTGCCGCACGACGAGCAACTGGCCTGGCTGGACCGGCTGGTGGAGGCCGACCCCTCCGGTGGGCCGGGGGTGCTCCAGCGCACCCGGCGCCTCGTCGTCGACACCGGCGACGAGGAGTCGGTGCGCGCCGGGGTCGACTGGTGGCTGGAGATGACGGAGGCGGGTGGTGAGGGCATGGTCGTCAAGCCGCTCCGCGCGCTCGTCCGCGACGCCAAGGGCCGGCTCGTCCAGCCCGGCGTCAAGGTCCGCGGCCGCGAGTACCTGCGCATCATCTACGGCCCCGAGTACACCCGCCCGGACAACCTGACCCGGCTGCGCAGCCGATTCCTCGGCCACAAGCGCTCGTTGGCGCTGCGCGAGTACGCACTCGGCCTGGAGGCGCTGGACCGGCTGGCCGACGGGGAGCCGCTGTGGCGGGTCCACGAGGCGGTCTTCGCTGTGCTCGCGCTGGAGTCGGAGCCGGTCGACCCCCGGCTGTGAGGCCCCCGGGCCGCCATCGGGCCGCCCCCGGGCCGCCATGCGCGGGCCCCGAAGCCGCCGCGGATTACTGCACTCGGGGGAATGAGCGCGCGGGTTCAGGCCCCGCGCTCGTTCTTCCGGACAAGTGGAGAGTGTCCACGAGCTCAGGGAGGACGGGAGCACCATGAAGATGATCGCGCGCGGGAGCCTCGGTGTGCTGATGACGTGTGTGGCCGGGGCGGTGGGAGCGGTGGGGGCGCCGGCCGCCGCGGCAGGCGAGCATGTGCCCGTCGCCCTGCCGCCGCTGGAAGGGCTGGAGCACGCCGTTCCGGTCGAGGTGCCCGCCCTGAGCACGGGGCTGCCGGTCCCGGTGCCCGGCGCACCCGCAGCGCCCCGGTACGAGGAGGGGCGGCTGCTGCCCGCCGGGATGCCGGCGCCTCTGCCGGTCAGCGGCGAGCTGGCGCCGACGCACGCCGCACTCCCGCTGCCGCATCCGCTGAGCGACCGGGAGGCGGGCACGGCCCACGTCACGACCCCCGTCTCGGAGCTGGTCGCGGCGACCCCGGGCGGGGACCTGGCACTGCCCCTGACGGCGCCCCGCGCGGACGGATTCGGGCTGCCCGACCTGGCCATGCCCGAGGCGGCACTGATCTCCCCGGAGCTGCGGGGCACCCCGGGAGCGACGCTCGGCCTGCACTGAGCAGGGCTGCCCCCACTGAGCCGGGCCGCCCCCACCGAGCCCGGCTTCGGAGGGGGCCACGACGGACGGAGGCCACGGCGCGTGGGCCGGGCTCCGGACGGGGTCCCACGTCAGGTCCACCGCCCCACCAGTCCTGCCGTTCGCCGCGTGAACGGACGTCCGGCCGGTGAGGATGGGGGACATGGGATTCCATGTCGACTCGGAGACCGGGCTGCTGCGCCGGGTCATACTGCACCGCCCCGAT from Streptomyces sp. FIT100 includes these protein-coding regions:
- the mmuM gene encoding homocysteine S-methyltransferase, translated to MQPVRSLAAALAEGALVLDGGLSNQLEAQGCDLSDDLWSARLLADGPEQIEAAHTAYLRAGARVLITSSYQATFEGFARRGVGRAGAEALLARSVELARAAARKAGAEVWVAASVGPYGAMLADGSEYRGRYGLTVRELEDFHRPRIEALAAAGSDVLALETVPDTDEARALLAAVRHVGLPVWLSYTIEGERTRAGQDLAAAFALTAGNDQVIAVGVNCCDPADADRAVALAARETGKPVVVYPNSGEHWDAGARAWRGGTTFAPARARAWHTAGARLIGGCCRVGPDRIAALAEALAGIRGP
- a CDS encoding polynucleotide kinase-phosphatase, with protein sequence MTTSTSTSTSTSTSTSTSTSTRTLPVPDLSLVVLVGATGSGKSTFARRHFRPTEVVSSDFCRGLVADDENDQSASSDAFDVLHYIVGKRLAAGRLTVVDATNVQQESRRQLVRLAREHDVLPVAIVLDMPEELCAERNATRPDRAGMPRHVIARHRRELRRSLRGLEREGFRKVHVLRGAEEADAAEVVLEKRYNDLRHVTGPFDIIGDVHGCRSELETLLTKLGYADGAHPEGRVAVFVGDLVDRGPDSPGVLRRVMAMVASGNALCVPGNHENKLGRWLAGRKVQHTHGLAETIGQLEREDAADPDFRGRVGEFIDGLVSHYVLDEGRLVVCHAGLPEKYHGRTSGRVRSHALYGDTTGETDEFGLPVRYPWAEDYRGRAAVVYGHTPVPSASWLNNTICLDTGAVFGGKLTALRWPERELVEVQAEKVWYEPTRPLATEAPGGHQGRPLDLADVHGRRVVETRHMGRIAVREENAAAALEVMSRFAVDPRLLAYLPPTMAPTATSQEDGYLEHPSEAFVQYRADGVAQVVCEEKHMGSRAVALVCRDADVARERFGAEGATGSIHTRTGRPFFDDPSLTEEILGRLREAVTGAGLWDELAASDSPSGTGDWLLLDGELMPWSLKASGLLRNQYAAVGAASRAVFPGATAALEAAAARGIDVGGLLERQRERAADAAAFTDAYRRYCWTTDGLEGVRFAPFQILAAQDRSLAAVPHDEQLAWLDRLVEADPSGGPGVLQRTRRLVVDTGDEESVRAGVDWWLEMTEAGGEGMVVKPLRALVRDAKGRLVQPGVKVRGREYLRIIYGPEYTRPDNLTRLRSRFLGHKRSLALREYALGLEALDRLADGEPLWRVHEAVFAVLALESEPVDPRL
- a CDS encoding 3' terminal RNA ribose 2'-O-methyltransferase Hen1, which produces MRTILGRVFLTISTTGTPERPATDLGFLLHKHPGRAQAFSTSHGTAHVLYPEASAERCTAALLLEVDPVALVRRGKGKGRGGAPDSALAQYVNDRPYAASSLLSVAMSTVFKSALRGVCTAMPERAQSPLPLRIEVPTLPARGGAELVRKLFGPLGWASVEAEPVALDVQFPEWGDSRYVRLVLEGELRLADALRQLYVLLPVLDDAKHYWVAPDEVDKLLRAGDGWLAEHPEQKLITSRYLSRRWGLTRQAMERLELARLAESDDLDVEDVDNAVDETTDTEERPVPLAEQRRTAILEALRAAGAATVLDLGCGQGQLVQALLKDVRFTGIVGVDVSVRALAIAARRLRLDRMGERQADRVTLLQGSLTYTDKRLTGYDAAVLSEVIEHLDLPRLPALEYAVFGAARPRTVIVTTPNVEYNVRWETLPAGHVRHGDHRFEWTRAEFRDWAEQVAARHGYGVAYAGVGDDDPEVGPPTQMAVFTRTEPKDRNEAKAA
- a CDS encoding LLM class F420-dependent oxidoreductase, whose translation is MDLRIFTEPQQGASYDTLLTIAKATEDLGFDAFFRSDHYLRMGSADGLPGPTDAWITLAGLARETKRIRLGTLMTAGTFRLPGVLAIQVAQVDQMSGGRVELGLGAGWFEEEHKAYGIPFPKEKFARLEEQLAIVTGLWATETGKTFSYEGRHYQLQDSPALPKPAQGKVPVLIGGHGATRTPRLAARFADEFNIPFASVEDSERQFGRVRAAAQEAGRKADDLVYSNALVVCVGKDDGEVARRAAAIGREADELRANGLAGSPAEVVDKLGRYAETGSSRAYLQILDLHDLDHLELISSQVQSQLG